Proteins from a genomic interval of Streptomyces sp. NBC_00820:
- a CDS encoding phage holin family protein, producing the protein MKNFLVKTIANAGALAVAVWLLDKITLTGDSTGKKIGTLVLVALLFGLVNFLVKPIVKVLTFPLFVLTLGLITLIVNALMLMLTSWVCGKLDLSFHVEGFWTAVLGGLIISVVSWVLHIVLPDKD; encoded by the coding sequence ATGAAGAATTTCCTAGTCAAGACGATCGCGAACGCGGGCGCCCTGGCGGTCGCGGTGTGGCTGCTCGACAAGATCACCCTCACCGGTGACAGCACGGGCAAGAAAATCGGCACGCTGGTACTCGTCGCGCTGCTCTTCGGCCTCGTGAACTTCTTGGTCAAACCGATCGTGAAGGTGCTCACCTTCCCGCTGTTCGTCCTGACCCTCGGTCTGATCACCCTGATCGTCAACGCGCTGATGCTGATGCTGACCTCGTGGGTGTGCGGCAAACTCGATCTGAGTTTCCATGTGGAGGGCTTCTGGACCGCCGTGCTCGGCGGCCTGATCATCTCGGTCGTCTCCTGGGTGCTGCATATCGTCCTGCCCGACAAGGACTGA
- a CDS encoding metallophosphoesterase, with protein MTQGAGQGPATERTATLRDFRVPAYVHETGPYPDVPHPGDGHPPADESYPEGYTPTQRDLPVISRGDSLQVPAEPAPAGSAPHPGAGHGPLYVVGDVHGYLDELLAALREKGLIDDAGQWCAGTARLWFLGDFTDRGPDGIGVIDLVMRLSAEAAAAGGYCKALMGNHELLLLGAKRFSDTPVNSGAGTATFQAAWLLNGGQKTDMDRLQDHHLQWMARLDAVEEVDGYLLVHSDTTAYLDYGDSIEAVNDTVRETITRNDADEVWDLFRKFTKRFSFRDEGGADAARSLLDTYGGTRVVHGHSPIPYLLGQVGSEDGEDNGGPHVEGPHVYAEGLAIAMDGGVTMAGKLLVQQLPLED; from the coding sequence ATGACTCAGGGGGCCGGTCAGGGACCCGCGACGGAGCGGACGGCGACGCTGCGCGACTTCCGCGTACCCGCGTACGTCCATGAGACTGGTCCGTACCCGGACGTCCCGCACCCCGGCGACGGCCATCCGCCCGCCGACGAGTCCTATCCCGAGGGCTACACCCCGACGCAGCGCGACCTGCCCGTCATCAGCCGCGGCGACAGCCTCCAGGTCCCGGCCGAGCCGGCTCCGGCCGGCTCCGCGCCGCACCCCGGCGCCGGCCACGGCCCGCTGTACGTCGTCGGCGACGTCCACGGCTACCTCGACGAGCTGCTGGCCGCCCTCCGCGAGAAGGGGCTGATCGACGACGCGGGCCAGTGGTGCGCGGGCACCGCGCGGCTGTGGTTCCTCGGTGACTTCACCGACCGCGGCCCGGACGGCATCGGCGTCATCGACCTGGTGATGCGGCTGTCCGCCGAGGCGGCCGCGGCCGGCGGCTACTGCAAGGCCCTCATGGGCAACCACGAGCTGCTGCTGCTCGGCGCCAAGCGGTTCAGCGACACCCCCGTCAACTCGGGCGCGGGCACCGCCACCTTCCAGGCGGCCTGGCTGCTCAACGGCGGCCAGAAGACCGACATGGACCGCCTGCAGGACCACCACCTGCAATGGATGGCCCGCCTCGACGCCGTCGAGGAAGTCGACGGCTATCTGCTCGTCCACTCCGACACCACCGCCTACCTCGACTACGGCGACTCGATCGAGGCGGTCAACGACACCGTCCGCGAGACGATCACCCGTAACGACGCGGACGAGGTGTGGGACCTGTTCCGCAAGTTCACCAAGCGCTTCTCCTTCCGTGACGAAGGCGGCGCGGACGCCGCGCGCTCCCTCCTCGATACGTACGGCGGCACCCGTGTCGTTCACGGTCACAGCCCCATTCCCTACCTGCTCGGCCAGGTCGGCTCCGAGGACGGCGAGGACAACGGCGGACCCCACGTCGAGGGACCGCATGTCTACGCCGAAGGCCTTGCCATCGCCATGGACGGCGGCGTGACCATGGCCGGAAAGCTGCTGGTGCAGCAACTGCCCCTGGAAGACTGA
- a CDS encoding cystathionine gamma-lyase: MSDAIEDSGRTGDGTRAVRAGLPEPVKHEPTLPGPVFAAHFHLPGEVTGPYAYGRDDNPTWTLLERAIGELEAPGRDGVETLVFASGMAAISAVLFSQLRAGDAVVFPSDGYQVLPLVRAQLEAYGIEVRTAPTAGDAQLEVLDGARLLWIESPSNPGLDVCDIRRLVEAAHARGALVAVDNTLATPLGQRPLELGADFSVASGTKQLTGHGDVLLGYVAGRDSEAMAAVRRWRKIVGAISGPMEAWLAHRSIATLQLRVDRQNATALVVAEALRRRPEVTGLRYPGLPDDPSHKIAAQQMRRFGCVVSFTLPSRARAERFLEALRLVEDATSFGGVRSTAERRGRWGGDAVPEGFIRMSVGAEDPEDLVADVLRALDESAAA, from the coding sequence ATGAGTGACGCCATCGAGGACTCGGGCCGCACCGGTGACGGCACGCGCGCGGTGCGGGCGGGGTTGCCCGAGCCGGTCAAGCACGAACCGACCCTTCCCGGACCGGTGTTCGCCGCGCACTTCCACCTGCCGGGCGAGGTGACGGGACCGTACGCCTACGGCCGCGACGACAACCCGACCTGGACGCTGCTGGAGCGCGCGATCGGCGAGCTGGAGGCGCCCGGGCGGGACGGCGTGGAGACGCTGGTGTTCGCCTCCGGCATGGCGGCGATCTCCGCGGTGCTGTTCTCCCAGCTCCGCGCCGGCGACGCCGTCGTGTTCCCCTCCGACGGCTATCAGGTGCTGCCGCTGGTCCGCGCCCAGCTGGAGGCGTACGGCATCGAGGTGCGCACCGCGCCCACCGCCGGCGACGCGCAGCTGGAGGTTCTCGACGGCGCGCGGCTGCTGTGGATCGAGTCCCCGTCGAACCCGGGTCTGGACGTGTGCGACATCCGGCGCCTGGTGGAGGCCGCCCACGCGCGCGGCGCCCTGGTGGCCGTCGACAACACCCTCGCCACTCCGCTCGGGCAGCGTCCGCTGGAGCTGGGTGCCGACTTCTCCGTGGCCAGCGGCACCAAGCAGCTGACCGGTCACGGCGACGTGCTGCTGGGCTATGTCGCCGGACGCGACAGCGAGGCGATGGCCGCCGTACGCCGCTGGCGCAAGATCGTCGGGGCGATCTCAGGGCCCATGGAGGCGTGGCTCGCGCACCGTTCCATCGCCACGCTCCAGCTGCGCGTCGACCGGCAGAACGCCACCGCCCTCGTGGTGGCCGAGGCGCTCCGGCGGCGGCCGGAGGTCACCGGTCTGCGCTACCCGGGGCTGCCCGACGATCCCTCGCACAAGATCGCCGCGCAGCAGATGCGCCGCTTCGGCTGCGTGGTGTCCTTCACGCTGCCTTCGCGCGCGCGTGCCGAGCGTTTCCTGGAGGCCCTGCGTCTGGTCGAGGACGCGACGAGTTTCGGCGGTGTGCGCTCCACCGCCGAACGGCGCGGACGCTGGGGCGGGGACGCCGTCCCGGAGGGCTTCATCCGCATGTCGGTCGGTGCCGAGGACCCTGAGGACCTGGTCGCGGACGTACTGCGCGCCCTGGACGAGTCCGCCGCCGCGTGA
- a CDS encoding IclR family transcriptional regulator has translation MQRPAVVAARDKHSATLIGSVQRAMRLLETVATHEYGAPAKQLARETGLALPTAYHLLRTLVHEGYLRRDKGLFFLGAAAERLSSSGAQQKRRSTVADTLARWRDSLGVPVYFAMYRHGEIEVMCVSDSRETPAVEEWADFRETGHAHAVGQCLLSQLDEDARRDHLARYPAQSLTPYTVRDNGALLRRLARMRRMEPVVERQEYALGAVCAAVPLTVGTTAATLAISVPAHQADRLMPVTQRLQGEIGRHLGALTLSISI, from the coding sequence ATGCAACGGCCGGCTGTCGTGGCCGCCCGCGACAAGCACTCCGCGACCCTCATCGGGTCGGTGCAGCGCGCCATGCGCCTGCTGGAGACCGTCGCCACACACGAGTACGGCGCTCCCGCCAAGCAACTCGCCCGCGAGACCGGCCTGGCGCTGCCCACCGCCTATCACCTGCTGCGCACCCTCGTGCACGAGGGCTATCTGCGCCGCGACAAGGGCCTGTTCTTCCTCGGCGCCGCGGCCGAGCGGCTGAGCAGCAGCGGAGCGCAGCAGAAACGTCGCAGCACGGTGGCCGACACCCTTGCGCGATGGCGTGATTCGCTCGGTGTACCCGTCTACTTCGCGATGTACAGGCATGGCGAGATCGAGGTCATGTGCGTCTCCGACTCCCGGGAGACGCCGGCGGTCGAGGAGTGGGCCGACTTCCGCGAGACCGGGCACGCGCACGCGGTCGGACAGTGCCTGCTGTCGCAGCTGGACGAGGACGCCCGCCGCGACCACCTCGCCCGCTACCCCGCCCAGTCCCTCACGCCGTACACCGTGCGGGACAACGGAGCCCTGCTGCGGCGGCTGGCCCGCATGCGGCGCATGGAGCCGGTGGTGGAGCGTCAGGAATACGCCCTGGGGGCGGTTTGCGCCGCGGTTCCCCTCACGGTCGGCACCACGGCTGCCACACTGGCCATCTCGGTCCCCGCCCACCAGGCCGACCGGCTGATGCCGGTCACTCAGCGGCTGCAGGGCGAGATCGGGCGCCATCTCGGGGCCCTGACACTCTCTATCAGTATCTGA
- a CDS encoding cupin domain-containing protein, translated as MKAFRLDELETERAANEGAYLQFLRERNMSVGLYALDAGEHDPQKPHNQDEVYFVVSGRASITVGAETTEVARGSVVYVPAGEAHRFHHISEDLRVLVVFSPPEA; from the coding sequence ATGAAGGCATTCCGGCTGGACGAACTGGAGACGGAACGGGCCGCCAACGAAGGGGCCTACCTCCAGTTCCTGCGGGAGCGGAACATGTCGGTCGGTCTCTACGCCCTCGACGCGGGTGAGCACGACCCGCAGAAGCCGCACAACCAGGACGAGGTGTACTTCGTCGTCAGCGGCCGGGCGTCGATCACGGTCGGCGCGGAGACGACCGAGGTGGCCCGGGGCAGCGTGGTGTACGTGCCGGCCGGTGAGGCCCACAGGTTCCATCACATCAGTGAGGATCTGAGGGTCCTGGTGGTCTTCTCTCCGCCCGAGGCGTGA
- a CDS encoding YibE/F family protein, with protein sequence MTTTHQSPYPPPGPPRRQGTGHGAQRGSDGGHGPGTGSGDGHPPGDDGHGHGGHGSGGHGSGGHGHGSDPGHSHGHSHSHGPAAPVSKHLRKVIAAILVPFSAAVVVGLVVLWPGGAPPHQRSGVGFDRQTQQATVTRVVEVNCASVNASGGAPAIDPSTVGDPAARKAKGPCKKATVQVDTGTDRGRTFTEIVQPDQTRQLHQGEKVVVAYEPSAPKDLQYSVADVNRKFPMALLAGIFALAVVVVGRLRGLMALVALAVSFLVLTLFILPAVLQGSNPLLVAVVGASAIMLIALYMCHGLSARTSVAVLGTLVSLLLIGFLGSQFIGWAALTGNTDDNTGLIHGLYPSIDMSGLLLAGVIIGSLGVLDDVTVTQTSAVWELHEANPAMGWRGLYRAAIRIGRDHIASVVNTLVLAYAGAALPLLLLFSIARSGVGDVANSELVAEEIVRTLVGSIGLVASVPVTTALAALVVSADRPGPKTEAPADAQPAPARGGRGRRRKR encoded by the coding sequence GTGACCACGACGCATCAGTCTCCCTACCCACCGCCCGGCCCGCCTCGCCGGCAGGGCACCGGACACGGCGCCCAGCGCGGCTCCGACGGCGGTCACGGCCCCGGCACGGGTTCTGGTGACGGGCACCCGCCCGGGGACGACGGTCATGGGCACGGCGGTCATGGGTCCGGCGGTCATGGGTCCGGCGGTCATGGGCACGGAAGCGATCCCGGCCACTCACACGGTCACAGTCACAGCCACGGACCCGCCGCGCCCGTCTCGAAGCATCTGCGCAAGGTCATCGCGGCGATCCTGGTCCCGTTCAGCGCGGCCGTCGTGGTGGGACTCGTGGTGCTGTGGCCCGGGGGAGCACCACCGCACCAGCGCAGTGGCGTCGGCTTCGACCGCCAGACCCAGCAGGCGACGGTCACCAGGGTCGTCGAGGTGAACTGCGCCTCGGTGAACGCCTCCGGAGGAGCCCCGGCGATTGACCCCTCCACCGTCGGCGACCCGGCGGCGCGCAAGGCGAAGGGCCCCTGCAAAAAGGCGACGGTCCAGGTCGACACCGGCACCGACCGGGGCCGTACGTTCACCGAGATCGTTCAGCCGGACCAGACACGCCAGTTGCACCAGGGTGAGAAGGTCGTGGTCGCCTACGAGCCCTCGGCACCGAAGGACCTGCAGTACTCGGTCGCCGACGTGAACCGGAAGTTCCCCATGGCGTTGCTCGCCGGGATCTTCGCGCTCGCCGTCGTGGTCGTGGGCCGGCTGCGCGGTCTCATGGCGCTGGTCGCGCTGGCGGTCAGCTTCCTGGTGCTGACCCTCTTCATCCTGCCCGCGGTCCTTCAGGGATCGAATCCGCTGCTGGTGGCCGTGGTCGGAGCGAGCGCGATCATGCTGATCGCGCTCTACATGTGCCACGGCCTGTCGGCCCGTACGTCGGTCGCGGTGCTCGGCACGCTGGTCTCGCTGCTACTGATCGGCTTCCTCGGTTCGCAGTTCATCGGCTGGGCGGCGCTCACCGGCAACACGGACGACAACACCGGCCTGATCCACGGTCTCTATCCGTCCATCGACATGAGCGGCCTGCTGCTGGCGGGCGTCATCATCGGTTCGCTCGGCGTCCTGGACGATGTGACGGTGACGCAGACGTCGGCGGTGTGGGAGCTGCACGAGGCCAATCCGGCAATGGGCTGGCGCGGGCTGTACCGGGCGGCCATCCGGATCGGCCGCGATCACATCGCGTCGGTGGTCAACACCCTCGTCCTCGCCTACGCCGGCGCCGCGCTGCCGCTGCTGCTGCTGTTCTCGATCGCGCGCAGCGGTGTGGGGGACGTGGCCAACAGCGAACTGGTGGCGGAGGAGATCGTACGCACGCTGGTGGGCTCGATCGGCCTGGTCGCCTCGGTGCCCGTCACCACCGCTCTCGCCGCGCTCGTGGTGTCGGCCGACCGGCCCGGCCCGAAGACCGAGGCTCCCGCCGACGCCCAGCCCGCTCCCGCGCGCGGCGGCAGGGGACGGCGCCGGAAGCGGTGA
- a CDS encoding NUDIX hydrolase — MTVRPVVKRTARAVLLDGDALILIKRTKPGVDPYWVTPGGGVEAGDPTVVDALHREVYEELGAKISDVVPCFVDTVEHIGEDGGATGVKVQHFFVCRLESMDPSLRHGPEVEEPAGEYEIVRVPFTRVGIASVHLVPLSLRHYLDGNIEGVRAMHAPDLG, encoded by the coding sequence ATGACCGTCCGACCCGTGGTCAAGCGCACAGCCCGAGCCGTTCTTCTGGACGGTGACGCCCTGATCCTGATCAAGCGCACCAAACCCGGCGTGGATCCCTACTGGGTCACTCCCGGTGGAGGCGTCGAAGCCGGGGACCCGACCGTCGTCGACGCCCTGCACCGCGAGGTGTACGAGGAACTCGGCGCCAAGATCAGCGACGTGGTGCCCTGCTTCGTGGACACCGTGGAACACATCGGCGAGGACGGCGGCGCGACCGGCGTGAAGGTGCAGCACTTCTTCGTCTGCCGGCTGGAGTCCATGGACCCGTCACTGCGCCACGGTCCCGAAGTCGAGGAACCGGCAGGCGAGTACGAGATCGTCCGCGTCCCGTTCACCCGGGTCGGCATCGCCTCGGTCCACCTCGTCCCGTTGTCGCTGCGGCACTACCTGGACGGCAACATCGAAGGCGTCCGAGCCATGCACGCACCCGACCTCGGATGA
- the thiC gene encoding phosphomethylpyrimidine synthase ThiC, producing MTNKDARTPASTQSAADGSPQREAGMSIGWHKSYVEGSRPDLRVPVRQVHLTNGQSVRLYDTSGPYTDPLVETDVRRGLPPLRENWIIARGDTEEYAGRPVRPEDDGIKHTSPRGGLRNLDAVFPGRPRQPLRGRDGKAVTQLAYALRGEITPEMEFVALRESVSPEVVREEIAAGRAVLPANVNHPETEPMIIGKRFLVKVNANIGNSAVTSSIEEEVEKMTWATRWGADTVMDLSTGRNIHTTREWVLRNSPVPIGTVPLYQALEKVDGKAEELTWEIYKDTVLEQAEQGVDYMTVHAGVRLPFVPLTARRKTGIVSRGGSIMAAWCLAHHKESFLYENFEELCEILAAYDVTYSLGDGLRPGSIADANDEAQFAELRTLGELNRIAKRFHVQTMIEGPGHVPMHKIKENIDLQQEICDEAPFYTLGPLTTDVAPAYDHITSGIGAAMIAWWGTAMLCYVTPKEHLGLPDRDDVKTGVITYKIAAHAADLAKGHPGAQEWDDALSDARFEFRWEDQFNLALDPDTAREFHDETLPAEPAKTAHFCSMCGPKFCSMKISHDIRREHGGSLAEIEEGMARKSEEFAASGNRVYLPIAE from the coding sequence ATGACCAACAAGGACGCACGCACGCCTGCCTCCACACAGAGCGCGGCCGACGGGTCGCCGCAGCGGGAAGCCGGGATGTCCATCGGCTGGCACAAGTCGTATGTCGAGGGCTCGCGCCCCGACCTGCGCGTGCCGGTCCGTCAGGTGCACCTCACCAACGGGCAGTCGGTCAGGCTGTACGACACGTCGGGCCCGTACACCGATCCACTCGTCGAGACCGATGTCCGCAGGGGTCTGCCGCCGCTGCGGGAGAACTGGATCATCGCCCGCGGTGACACCGAGGAGTACGCGGGCCGTCCCGTCCGTCCCGAGGACGACGGGATCAAGCACACGTCACCCCGTGGTGGCCTGCGCAACCTGGATGCGGTCTTTCCCGGACGGCCCCGCCAGCCGCTCCGGGGCCGCGACGGCAAGGCGGTCACACAGCTCGCGTACGCGCTCCGGGGCGAGATCACGCCGGAGATGGAGTTCGTGGCCCTGCGGGAGAGTGTCTCTCCCGAGGTGGTCCGCGAGGAGATAGCGGCCGGCCGGGCGGTCCTGCCGGCCAACGTCAATCACCCGGAGACCGAGCCGATGATCATCGGTAAGCGGTTCCTGGTGAAGGTCAACGCCAACATCGGCAACTCCGCGGTCACCTCCTCCATCGAGGAGGAGGTCGAGAAGATGACCTGGGCGACCCGGTGGGGCGCGGACACGGTCATGGACCTCTCCACCGGCCGCAACATCCACACCACCCGCGAGTGGGTGCTGCGCAACTCCCCCGTGCCCATCGGCACGGTGCCGCTGTATCAGGCCTTGGAGAAGGTCGACGGCAAGGCCGAGGAGCTGACCTGGGAGATCTACAAGGACACCGTCCTCGAGCAGGCTGAGCAGGGCGTGGACTACATGACCGTCCACGCCGGTGTCCGGCTGCCGTTCGTCCCGCTCACTGCCCGTCGCAAGACCGGCATCGTCTCGCGCGGCGGCTCGATCATGGCCGCGTGGTGTCTGGCGCACCACAAGGAATCGTTTCTGTACGAGAACTTCGAGGAACTCTGCGAGATCCTCGCCGCCTACGACGTCACCTACTCGCTCGGCGACGGACTGCGGCCCGGTTCGATCGCGGACGCCAACGACGAGGCGCAGTTCGCGGAGTTGCGCACGCTCGGGGAACTCAACCGGATCGCGAAGCGTTTCCATGTACAGACGATGATCGAGGGCCCCGGGCACGTCCCGATGCACAAGATCAAGGAGAACATCGACCTTCAGCAGGAGATCTGTGATGAAGCTCCGTTCTATACGCTCGGCCCGCTGACCACCGACGTCGCGCCGGCGTACGACCACATCACCTCCGGTATCGGTGCCGCGATGATCGCCTGGTGGGGCACGGCGATGCTCTGTTACGTCACGCCCAAGGAGCACTTGGGCCTGCCCGACCGCGACGACGTCAAGACCGGTGTCATCACCTACAAGATCGCCGCTCATGCTGCCGACCTCGCCAAGGGGCACCCGGGTGCACAGGAGTGGGACGACGCACTGTCCGACGCCCGCTTCGAGTTCCGGTGGGAGGACCAGTTCAACCTCGCCCTCGACCCGGACACGGCGCGGGAGTTCCACGACGAGACCCTGCCGGCCGAGCCGGCCAAGACGGCCCACTTCTGCTCCATGTGCGGGCCGAAGTTCTGCAGCATGAAGATCTCGCACGACATCCGTCGCGAACACGGTGGCAGCCTGGCCGAGATCGAGGAGGGAATGGCGCGGAAGTCGGAGGAGTTCGCGGCGTCGGGCAACCGGGTCTATCTGCCGATCGCCGAGTGA
- a CDS encoding GNAT family N-acetyltransferase, whose amino-acid sequence MPTPSLAALPIRRLTLRDLTACADLSEDRGWPREEHKWGFLLTAGKGYGIDDPDGGLVAACVVTEYGARERPDLGAIGMVLVAERHARRGVGRRLMRHIVTAMGTTPLTLHATPYGRPLYEELGFKVTGRAEMLRGHFVPGGPEPRVATRAATAEDLPAIIRLDEEVFGADRTPLITRLPAFADQFRVAEDGGRITGYTAAWPNMETQVVGPLIARDTETAKALVTSLAAHTARPLRTDIDVRHEELRAWAKERGLASVADNSVMTYGITDLPGDWTRRFAPLTVAAG is encoded by the coding sequence GTGCCGACTCCTTCCCTCGCCGCTCTGCCCATTCGCCGTCTGACGCTCCGCGATCTCACCGCCTGCGCCGACCTCTCCGAGGACCGGGGGTGGCCCCGCGAGGAACACAAGTGGGGGTTCCTCCTCACCGCGGGCAAGGGCTATGGCATCGACGACCCCGACGGCGGACTCGTGGCAGCGTGTGTCGTCACGGAGTACGGCGCTCGGGAACGACCGGACCTCGGCGCCATCGGCATGGTCCTGGTGGCCGAACGCCATGCCCGGAGGGGCGTGGGACGCCGCCTGATGCGGCACATCGTGACGGCCATGGGCACCACACCCCTGACCCTGCACGCCACGCCCTACGGGCGCCCGCTCTACGAGGAGCTGGGCTTCAAGGTCACCGGCAGGGCGGAGATGCTCCGCGGGCACTTCGTCCCGGGCGGTCCGGAACCCCGGGTGGCGACCCGTGCGGCCACCGCCGAGGACCTTCCCGCGATCATCCGTCTCGACGAGGAGGTGTTCGGTGCCGACCGCACTCCTCTCATCACCCGCCTGCCCGCCTTCGCCGACCAGTTCCGGGTTGCGGAGGACGGCGGCCGCATCACCGGCTACACCGCTGCCTGGCCCAACATGGAGACGCAGGTCGTCGGCCCGCTGATCGCGCGTGACACGGAGACGGCCAAGGCTCTCGTCACCTCGCTCGCGGCCCACACCGCGCGACCGCTGCGCACCGACATCGACGTACGGCACGAGGAGTTGCGGGCCTGGGCGAAGGAGCGGGGGCTGGCCTCCGTGGCGGACAACTCCGTGATGACCTACGGCATCACGGACCTCCCGGGGGACTGGACGCGCCGGTTCGCACCCCTGACGGTGGCCGCGGGCTGA
- a CDS encoding LysR family transcriptional regulator, with protein MDLALLRTFVTVHRAGSFTRAAALLGLSQPAVTSQIRTLERQLGRPLFLRQARGVTPTTIGNELAHKAAPHLDALVEIAESGLDDELSARTLHLAGPPEFTAERALPALTELTGDDGLGFALRASFGTAEESLEGLAAGHHDLAISTARPRGALLTAGLLCDEEHVLVAAPHWAEQIDPGTLRLKGAPALEHLPVLEVHETLPFVSRYWASVFDSLPAASGTVIVPDLRAVLACASAGAGLAVLPRYLCAAALDRGEVVTLHDPAVPPLRTYFLVVRTGTLAMPHIARAYEWLQRAATSWC; from the coding sequence ATGGACCTGGCCTTGCTGCGCACCTTCGTCACCGTGCACCGGGCCGGTTCCTTCACCCGCGCCGCCGCCCTGCTGGGCCTTTCCCAGCCGGCCGTCACCTCCCAGATCCGCACGCTGGAGCGCCAGCTGGGACGCCCCCTGTTTCTGCGGCAGGCCCGCGGGGTGACGCCGACCACCATCGGCAACGAGCTCGCCCACAAGGCCGCACCGCACCTGGACGCCCTGGTGGAGATAGCCGAGAGCGGCTTGGACGACGAGCTGTCGGCCCGCACGCTGCATCTCGCCGGCCCGCCGGAGTTCACCGCTGAACGCGCTCTCCCCGCCCTCACGGAGCTGACCGGTGACGACGGTCTGGGGTTCGCGCTGCGCGCCTCCTTCGGGACCGCCGAGGAGTCCCTGGAGGGACTGGCCGCCGGCCACCACGATCTGGCGATCAGCACGGCCAGGCCACGCGGTGCGCTGCTGACCGCCGGCCTCCTGTGCGACGAGGAGCATGTACTCGTCGCCGCCCCGCACTGGGCCGAGCAGATCGATCCCGGGACGCTGCGGCTCAAGGGAGCGCCCGCCCTGGAGCACCTGCCCGTCCTGGAGGTGCACGAGACGCTGCCGTTCGTCTCGCGCTACTGGGCCTCCGTCTTCGACTCGCTTCCGGCCGCCTCGGGGACCGTCATCGTCCCGGATCTGCGCGCGGTGCTCGCCTGTGCGAGCGCGGGCGCGGGACTGGCGGTGCTGCCCCGCTATCTGTGTGCCGCCGCCCTCGACCGCGGCGAGGTCGTGACGTTGCACGACCCGGCGGTACCACCGCTGCGGACCTACTTCCTGGTGGTGCGGACCGGCACGCTCGCCATGCCGCATATCGCGCGAGCGTACGAGTGGCTCCAGCGGGCGGCCACGAGCTGGTGTTGA
- a CDS encoding DUF5326 family protein, whose protein sequence is MREIFAGLPWWVKWVAVPVIALVVFGGLIGAVISFVIGLLFKVLLFVALVGGLVYIVRKFTSNSSSRGDW, encoded by the coding sequence ATGCGAGAGATCTTCGCGGGGCTTCCGTGGTGGGTGAAGTGGGTCGCGGTGCCGGTCATCGCCCTGGTCGTGTTCGGCGGCCTGATAGGGGCCGTGATCAGCTTCGTGATCGGCCTGCTCTTCAAGGTGCTGCTGTTCGTCGCCCTGGTCGGCGGACTGGTCTACATCGTGCGGAAGTTCACCTCGAACTCCTCGTCACGCGGCGACTGGTGA
- a CDS encoding SsgA family sporulation/cell division regulator produces MRESVQAEVMMSFLVSEELSFRIPVELRYEARDPYAVRLTFHLPGDAPVTWAFGRELMIDGVGRPCGEGDVHIAPADSEVLGEVLIRLQVGSDQALFRSSAPPLVAFLDRTDKLVPLGQEGALADFDAHLDEALDRILAEEQSAG; encoded by the coding sequence ATGCGCGAGTCCGTACAGGCAGAAGTGATGATGAGCTTCCTCGTCTCGGAGGAGCTGTCCTTCCGCATTCCGGTGGAGTTGCGCTACGAGGCCAGAGATCCCTATGCGGTGCGTCTTACTTTCCATCTGCCCGGTGATGCCCCGGTGACCTGGGCCTTCGGGCGCGAGCTGATGATCGACGGGGTCGGCCGGCCATGCGGTGAGGGGGACGTGCACATCGCCCCCGCCGACTCCGAGGTGCTGGGTGAGGTGTTGATCAGGCTGCAGGTGGGCAGCGATCAGGCGCTGTTCCGTTCGTCGGCGCCGCCGCTCGTGGCCTTCCTCGACCGTACGGACAAGCTCGTGCCGCTCGGCCAGGAGGGTGCGCTGGCCGACTTCGACGCTCACCTCGACGAGGCCCTGGATCGCATCCTGGCCGAGGAGCAGAGCGCCGGCTGA
- a CDS encoding low molecular weight protein-tyrosine-phosphatase: MTYRVCFVCTGNICRSPMAESVFRARVAGAGLDGLVEVDSAGTGSWHEGEGADPRTVSVLDEHGYDTAHTARRFRPSWFARLDLVIALDTGHLRDLRGLAPTEEDARKVRLLRSYDPAADADPDVPDPYYGGRDGFEECLEMVEAASTGLLAAVAERLEGHVHE; the protein is encoded by the coding sequence ATGACCTACCGCGTCTGTTTCGTGTGCACCGGGAACATCTGCCGCTCCCCGATGGCCGAGTCCGTGTTCCGCGCGCGGGTGGCGGGGGCCGGGCTCGACGGCCTGGTCGAGGTCGACAGCGCGGGCACCGGCAGCTGGCACGAGGGCGAGGGCGCCGATCCGCGCACCGTCTCGGTGCTCGACGAGCACGGCTACGACACCGCGCACACCGCGCGGCGGTTCCGGCCGTCCTGGTTCGCCCGTCTGGACCTCGTGATCGCCCTCGACACCGGCCACCTCAGGGACCTGCGCGGCCTCGCGCCCACCGAGGAGGACGCGCGCAAGGTGCGCCTGCTGCGTTCCTACGACCCGGCGGCCGACGCCGACCCCGACGTACCGGACCCGTACTACGGGGGCCGGGACGGCTTCGAGGAGTGCCTTGAGATGGTGGAGGCGGCGAGCACCGGTCTGCTCGCCGCCGTAGCGGAACGACTGGAGGGGCACGTACATGAGTGA